Proteins encoded together in one Luteibaculum oceani window:
- the nqrF gene encoding NADH:ubiquinone reductase (Na(+)-transporting) subunit F — translation MGPTLITTIVVFLIVVLLLVSILLYAKAKLSPSGNVKLLINGEREVEVPAGGTLLSTLGNAKIFLPSACGGGGTCVQCKCQVPEGGGAILPTEEPHFTRKEIAENWRLGCQVKVKNDMKVEVPEEVFGIKKWEATVVRNYNVASFIKEFVVEIPEDMDYKAGGYIQIEIPKCEIPYSDIDITAHPKEHPGEPDKFKLEWDKFNLWPLVMKNNEPVERAYSMASYPAEGREIMLNVRIATPPWDRERNKWMDVNPGIASSYIFSRKVGDKVTISGPYGEFFIKETDAEMLYIGGGAGMAPMRSHLYHLFRTLKTGRKVTYWYGGRSKRELFYIDHFKALEKDFPNFKFYMVLSEPLEEDNWKVMESTEDEGDGFVGFVHQAVIDQYLTKHDAPEEIEFYFCGPPMMNQAVLKMCDDWGVPEENVSFDDFGG, via the coding sequence ATGGGTCCAACATTAATTACAACCATAGTTGTTTTCTTAATAGTTGTATTGCTATTGGTGAGTATCCTGCTTTATGCTAAAGCAAAATTATCGCCATCAGGAAACGTAAAGCTTTTAATTAACGGAGAGCGCGAGGTAGAAGTGCCAGCTGGTGGTACACTACTATCTACCTTAGGTAACGCAAAAATATTCCTTCCTTCTGCCTGTGGTGGAGGTGGAACTTGTGTTCAATGTAAATGTCAAGTTCCTGAAGGTGGTGGAGCTATTCTTCCAACCGAAGAACCTCACTTTACCCGTAAGGAAATTGCCGAAAACTGGCGTTTAGGATGTCAGGTAAAGGTTAAAAACGACATGAAAGTTGAGGTTCCAGAAGAGGTATTTGGAATCAAGAAATGGGAAGCAACAGTTGTTAGAAACTACAACGTAGCATCTTTTATCAAGGAGTTCGTAGTAGAAATTCCAGAAGATATGGATTACAAGGCGGGTGGATACATCCAAATTGAAATTCCTAAATGCGAAATTCCTTATTCGGATATTGATATTACTGCTCACCCGAAAGAGCATCCAGGAGAGCCTGATAAGTTTAAGTTAGAGTGGGATAAGTTTAACCTTTGGCCACTTGTAATGAAAAACAACGAGCCTGTAGAGCGTGCGTACTCTATGGCTAGTTACCCAGCAGAAGGGCGTGAGATTATGCTGAACGTGCGTATCGCTACTCCACCATGGGATAGAGAAAGAAACAAGTGGATGGATGTAAATCCAGGTATCGCTTCTTCTTACATCTTCTCAAGAAAAGTTGGAGATAAAGTAACCATCTCTGGTCCTTACGGTGAATTCTTTATTAAAGAAACCGATGCTGAAATGTTGTATATCGGTGGTGGAGCTGGAATGGCACCAATGCGTTCTCACCTTTATCACTTATTCCGTACACTTAAGACCGGAAGAAAAGTGACTTATTGGTACGGTGGACGTTCGAAAAGAGAGCTTTTCTACATCGATCACTTTAAAGCGCTAGAGAAAGATTTCCCGAATTTTAAATTCTACATGGTACTTTCTGAGCCTTTAGAAGAAGATAATTGGAAGGTAATGGAAAGCACCGAGGATGAAGGAGACGGATTCGTTGGATTTGTTCACCAAGCGGTAATCGATCAATACCTTACTAAACACGACGCACCTGAGGAAATAGAGTTCTATTTCTGTGGACCGCCAATGATGAACCAGGCGGTACTTAAAATGTGCGACGACTGGGGTGTACCAGAAGAAAATGTATCCTTCGATGACTTTGGAGGTTAA
- a CDS encoding FAD:protein FMN transferase: protein MTLEVNHKIKKALPIGGAFFCFLLCLACGDLTNQKQEIRGYAQGTTYNISFYGNASKSELQSGIDSMLLRMDHALSNYKASSQIFQLNQSTDTIYTLEDSCGFWKRVWLVSKEVHQKSKGAFDPSIYPLVKTYGFGPNQKPSIDSTANIDSLKALVGFENWSASWKDGKSFTLQKPLGAQLDFNAVAQGMAVDLISEFLESNNIKSYFVELGGEVRVGEPKPGNLPWVLGIETPNNTTERTLSDTLQIKNISVATSGSNRKYYEQDGKRYSHAINAKTAAPVSHNVLSVTIKHKSCAYADAWATAALVLGEESKVLLEEESIGFIFQ, encoded by the coding sequence ATGACTTTGGAGGTTAATCATAAAATCAAAAAAGCTCTTCCGATTGGAGGAGCTTTTTTTTGCTTTCTACTTTGCCTGGCCTGTGGAGATTTAACAAATCAAAAGCAGGAAATAAGAGGCTATGCACAAGGCACTACCTATAATATTTCCTTTTACGGCAATGCCTCTAAATCCGAACTGCAGAGCGGAATAGATAGTATGCTGCTTCGTATGGATCATGCCTTATCCAACTATAAAGCTAGCTCGCAAATTTTCCAACTTAACCAGTCAACAGACACCATTTACACCCTTGAAGATTCTTGTGGGTTTTGGAAACGAGTATGGTTGGTAAGTAAAGAAGTGCATCAGAAATCTAAAGGTGCTTTCGATCCGAGCATTTACCCTTTGGTTAAAACCTACGGATTTGGCCCCAACCAGAAACCTAGCATAGACAGCACAGCCAATATCGACTCGCTGAAAGCTTTAGTTGGATTTGAAAATTGGTCGGCATCTTGGAAAGACGGAAAATCATTTACCCTACAAAAGCCGCTAGGTGCTCAGTTAGATTTTAACGCCGTTGCTCAAGGTATGGCAGTCGATTTAATATCTGAGTTTCTCGAAAGCAATAACATTAAAAGCTACTTCGTAGAATTAGGTGGCGAAGTACGAGTGGGAGAACCTAAACCTGGCAATTTACCTTGGGTTTTAGGAATAGAGACTCCAAACAATACCACGGAACGCACTCTTTCTGATACCCTACAGATTAAAAACATATCGGTAGCTACAAGCGGAAGCAACAGAAAGTATTACGAGCAAGACGGTAAGAGGTACAGTCACGCTATTAATGCTAAAACAGCTGCTCCGGTATCACACAATGTGCTAAGTGTAACCATCAAGCATAAAAGTTGCGCCTATGCCGATGCATGGGCCACAGCTGCTTTGGTTTTAGGAGAGGAAAGCAAGGTGCTTTTGGAAGAAGAGAGTATTGGGTTTATTTTTCAGTAG
- a CDS encoding T9SS type A sorting domain-containing protein: MLLKDYFKFSLILIFLFQIDLSKAQTNWLCSPPSGEDRGMYVNDFIHNMRYSYGFTNNGSQSPSTVIFHNEDRADFDLSILGNPDKENALLFYAEKNQIDYLILYNTSGIFRYENSHLLSKYEDLLADFIQRAGPDIRVGLSFGPEFTEFEGGNYDEAPSDGFSQGGGTPPGPPIPEPPISGDPENPTEEPAINLNELESGNTRVSKVEIIEALGGDTLFDGWPILQDIMTNTPDAELTINHEIYALSRMYSWVKHARDNVVNDDVKVPSEATTGGDDDEENPLPGGNYRKSFSVPFLVTEYEWWHIDPNNGVDYSNREKKRQDEVFKNGFVDKIGRKRASFKSILQAMYAFRTGDNSIVDQIYVYQGYFPKDVNDVLNDSAGYPPLYFDWAGDIINWSDRVLAVNYTNDPSKIGFDEPYLILHELFAKQSKVIRKKYDFTNLLSAQNGHFYDHKRETNYAPAEGIGTFLSRKYSIARVEGLARYAWDSLKTENRFSDDYDANYFKYKGSAWFSYQIMPYPFYKRGNTKSDNRIQKGGTKSIVDLFHNYYTNNSTAIDFEVYYVDDGVDEALANTDSRKFDIYSTRDFDIDTTKMMSFSNKRFSLPPDNKYYYLEHEDDNSCKFTSVPVGVFKYNNDLYIRDFEKGDSGGENQPRSKQGVWKSPDISITNTTFTSNNVEREGYGPTGRNKVRVTIHNKKGGQDYYYKENTYRLDLFWTLFTPGSPWPLQWINNRRPSDGKIVGDRINITPIYLNKDIPAGRSETFVYEWDPSEFGIDPTIDPDPHICITARLVRSENPSNSYGMTYQEQDQYDENAFNNNSYAYKNVRFINNGSVSGTASSNGNLINDDFQYDAGNEIEIPDFTSSNLRSSGRIYFSNTKADTSFHRLDFNLQSNSNGKTILDYGRVFMELNGSIYDKWKQGNMRSSGIQQIGGIPDISERLRLLEITNNAGFLDSMLFFPFEFENFRLLFLSDTLEFGLDTVEVQFKQSSAMAGTTLSSMGGASVLFTTANCPAPKLDYALVNSDGVITISNSGEFSNASFTWYSGDSLLTNDSLSYLIPHDSGSFFVEASFTHGCISRSDTITILEEEPGSIVIDRNSGAPTKFLADMGSESEVEDGIEKTEIYRDNFLDSSSLRNQPEEDKGELYFSVFPNPVSDVIRVVVSGTRLNEDFTVNIFDVNGKLVMTKHVNETKVGDKTVTNMDVSNMEPSSYLIKVVTEQGQIKSMPIIKK; the protein is encoded by the coding sequence ATGTTACTAAAAGACTACTTTAAGTTTTCCCTTATTCTAATTTTTCTTTTTCAAATTGACCTTTCTAAGGCTCAAACTAATTGGCTTTGCTCCCCACCAAGCGGTGAGGATCGTGGAATGTATGTTAATGACTTCATCCACAATATGCGTTACAGTTATGGGTTTACAAATAACGGATCGCAATCACCAAGTACAGTAATCTTCCACAACGAAGATAGGGCAGACTTCGACCTTTCTATTTTAGGTAATCCCGATAAGGAAAATGCCTTGCTCTTTTATGCTGAAAAAAATCAGATTGATTATCTAATCCTATATAACACATCTGGAATTTTCAGATACGAAAATTCTCATCTGCTATCCAAGTATGAGGATTTACTCGCAGATTTTATTCAAAGAGCTGGGCCTGATATAAGGGTAGGTCTTTCATTTGGACCTGAATTCACTGAATTTGAGGGAGGAAATTACGATGAAGCACCCTCAGATGGTTTTTCCCAGGGTGGTGGAACTCCTCCGGGGCCACCAATACCAGAACCACCTATCTCTGGTGACCCTGAGAATCCTACCGAAGAGCCGGCAATAAATCTAAACGAATTAGAGAGTGGTAATACAAGAGTTTCAAAGGTAGAGATTATTGAGGCATTGGGAGGTGACACATTATTTGATGGTTGGCCAATTCTGCAAGATATAATGACCAATACACCCGATGCAGAACTCACCATAAATCATGAAATTTATGCCTTATCTCGCATGTATTCATGGGTGAAACATGCCCGTGATAATGTTGTAAACGATGATGTAAAAGTTCCTTCCGAAGCAACAACGGGCGGGGATGATGATGAGGAAAACCCACTACCCGGTGGCAACTACAGAAAAAGTTTTAGTGTCCCTTTTTTAGTTACAGAGTACGAATGGTGGCACATTGATCCGAATAATGGAGTTGATTATTCTAACAGGGAAAAAAAACGACAAGATGAGGTTTTTAAAAACGGTTTTGTAGATAAAATAGGACGGAAAAGAGCAAGTTTCAAATCAATTTTACAGGCAATGTATGCCTTCAGAACGGGAGACAATAGCATAGTTGACCAAATTTATGTTTATCAGGGATATTTCCCGAAAGATGTAAATGATGTTCTTAACGATAGTGCTGGATATCCTCCTCTTTATTTTGATTGGGCGGGGGATATTATCAATTGGTCAGATAGAGTTCTAGCTGTTAATTATACTAACGATCCTAGTAAAATAGGATTTGATGAGCCATATCTTATTCTTCATGAGTTATTCGCCAAACAATCAAAAGTAATACGTAAAAAATATGACTTTACGAACTTGCTTTCAGCACAAAATGGACATTTTTATGACCATAAAAGAGAAACAAATTATGCCCCTGCCGAAGGGATAGGTACTTTTCTTAGCAGAAAATACTCAATAGCGAGGGTTGAAGGATTAGCAAGATACGCTTGGGATAGTCTTAAGACTGAAAATCGCTTTAGCGATGATTATGATGCTAATTACTTTAAATACAAAGGTTCAGCGTGGTTCTCTTATCAAATTATGCCCTATCCATTCTACAAAAGAGGCAATACTAAGTCTGATAATCGAATTCAAAAAGGGGGTACGAAATCTATAGTGGATTTATTCCATAATTATTATACCAATAATTCTACGGCAATAGATTTTGAGGTGTATTATGTTGACGATGGAGTGGATGAGGCCCTAGCGAACACGGACTCCAGAAAATTTGATATTTATTCTACTCGAGATTTTGATATTGATACAACAAAAATGATGAGCTTCAGCAATAAGCGGTTCTCCCTACCACCTGATAATAAATACTACTATCTTGAACACGAGGACGATAATAGTTGTAAATTCACTTCAGTTCCTGTTGGGGTGTTTAAATATAATAACGACTTATACATTCGGGATTTTGAAAAGGGAGATTCTGGAGGTGAAAACCAACCAAGATCTAAGCAGGGAGTATGGAAAAGTCCCGATATAAGCATTACCAATACTACCTTTACTTCAAACAATGTTGAACGTGAGGGGTATGGTCCCACGGGTAGAAATAAGGTAAGAGTTACTATCCATAACAAAAAAGGTGGACAGGATTATTACTACAAAGAGAATACATACCGCTTAGATTTATTTTGGACTTTATTCACTCCTGGTTCTCCTTGGCCTTTGCAGTGGATAAACAATAGAAGACCATCCGATGGGAAAATTGTGGGTGATAGAATAAATATTACACCTATTTATTTAAACAAAGATATACCCGCTGGTCGCAGTGAAACCTTTGTTTATGAGTGGGATCCTTCAGAATTCGGAATTGATCCAACAATTGATCCCGATCCGCATATATGTATAACCGCAAGGCTAGTAAGGTCAGAAAATCCCTCTAATTCCTATGGGATGACTTATCAAGAGCAGGATCAATATGATGAAAATGCGTTTAATAATAATTCCTACGCGTATAAAAATGTTCGTTTTATCAACAATGGTTCCGTTTCTGGAACTGCTTCATCCAATGGTAACCTAATAAACGACGATTTTCAATATGACGCAGGTAATGAAATAGAAATACCAGATTTTACGTCCTCGAATTTAAGGTCTAGTGGAAGAATTTATTTTTCCAATACCAAAGCGGATACTTCTTTTCACAGATTAGATTTTAACCTTCAAAGCAACTCTAATGGAAAAACTATTCTAGATTATGGAAGGGTTTTTATGGAACTCAATGGGTCAATTTATGATAAGTGGAAACAAGGAAATATGCGGTCCTCCGGCATCCAACAAATTGGTGGCATCCCAGATATATCAGAGAGATTAAGGCTTTTAGAAATTACTAATAATGCAGGGTTCCTGGATAGTATGTTGTTTTTTCCTTTTGAATTCGAAAATTTTAGATTATTGTTTTTGTCCGATACCCTTGAATTTGGTTTGGATACGGTAGAGGTTCAGTTTAAACAATCTTCCGCAATGGCTGGTACGACGTTATCAAGTATGGGCGGGGCTTCTGTACTATTTACAACTGCTAACTGCCCTGCTCCCAAACTTGATTATGCTTTAGTAAACTCGGATGGTGTAATTACCATTTCAAATAGCGGTGAATTCTCAAATGCTAGCTTTACTTGGTATTCTGGTGACTCACTATTGACTAATGATAGTTTGTCTTATTTAATTCCACATGATTCTGGTTCCTTTTTTGTGGAGGCAAGCTTTACCCATGGTTGCATTTCTAGATCTGATACCATAACCATTCTTGAAGAGGAGCCTGGTTCGATTGTAATTGACAGAAATAGTGGTGCACCAACAAAATTTCTGGCAGATATGGGCTCAGAATCAGAAGTTGAGGATGGCATCGAAAAGACAGAAATTTATAGAGATAACTTTCTTGATTCAAGTTCATTAAGAAATCAACCTGAAGAAGATAAAGGAGAGTTGTATTTTTCTGTTTTCCCTAATCCTGTATCTGATGTTATAAGGGTTGTAGTTTCTGGAACGAGATTAAATGAAGATTTTACTGTAAATATATTTGATGTAAATGGTAAGTTGGTGATGACCAAACATGTTAACGAGACAAAGGTTGGTGATAAAACTGTTACAAATATGGATGTATCCAATATGGAACCATCTTCGTATTTAATTAAGGTGGTAACCGAACAAGGACAGATTAAGTCCATGCCTATAATCAAAAAATAA
- a CDS encoding T9SS type A sorting domain-containing protein: protein MSRRLFLSILIFMSWVFTANAQQDTLFEEWNKIYGSHEEEVPVNMIQLDENRILIYGQIADPPPQGYIRDSYFLEVDTNGSILNEKVVDFGGDEVLRMKVLSNGDLLLFGSCSYCYSETHEIGGIEGQQLYYDVFVARLDRDLNVLWNRCLGSSGDDQMLTVYELPNGHIKVYAEQDSRFLDGEPQNSYYLYGRKPWVFELDLNGIMTKNESWDDTTRYKYSSVSTIKEKPNGNGHIVVLEQTLKESIETQVSQELLVLSFNEKGEATDSSLIELSKRNTFNMSFYHYFLKNDSILLVDGSFEPWDGSGYEPENYNGGWLDLVWARINLKSQIIERLVFIGDSTDGFPHASDGGSTCSRFNENTYTSYFYGIKREYPLFNLTVSDDQQLKVEFDHQGNILNMEALDDLPFCNRENNFVKISSTSYFELHAGYDIEKSDFYFPGSREKPPSIFIRKWSKLAQGSTFANSEDPIIIFPNPSESDIINLNGKSDFELFQSDGKLLGRYKAKNQLNISGLSDGVYLIRRSDGKVARFIKE from the coding sequence ATGTCTAGACGATTATTTCTTAGTATTCTGATATTTATGTCTTGGGTATTTACAGCAAATGCCCAACAGGATACGCTTTTTGAGGAGTGGAATAAAATTTACGGCTCCCATGAAGAGGAAGTGCCTGTAAACATGATTCAGTTGGATGAAAATCGCATTTTAATTTATGGGCAAATAGCGGATCCGCCGCCCCAAGGTTATATCCGAGATAGTTACTTTCTTGAAGTAGATACCAATGGGTCTATCTTAAATGAAAAAGTTGTTGATTTTGGTGGCGATGAGGTACTAAGAATGAAAGTTTTAAGTAACGGAGACCTGTTGTTATTTGGATCCTGTTCTTATTGCTATTCTGAAACCCATGAAATAGGTGGAATTGAAGGGCAACAACTCTATTATGACGTATTTGTAGCGCGCTTAGATAGGGATTTAAATGTTTTGTGGAATCGATGTTTGGGTAGTAGTGGCGATGATCAGATGTTAACGGTATATGAATTGCCTAATGGTCACATAAAAGTTTATGCCGAGCAAGATTCTAGATTTTTAGATGGTGAACCACAGAATTCCTATTATTTATATGGTAGAAAACCCTGGGTATTTGAACTGGATCTTAATGGAATAATGACAAAAAATGAGAGTTGGGATGACACAACTAGATATAAATATTCCAGTGTAAGTACGATAAAGGAAAAACCAAATGGTAATGGTCATATTGTAGTTTTAGAGCAAACATTAAAGGAATCAATTGAGACTCAGGTCTCACAGGAGTTATTGGTTTTAAGCTTTAATGAAAAAGGAGAGGCTACTGATAGTTCTTTAATCGAGCTGTCGAAAAGAAATACCTTTAATATGTCCTTTTATCATTATTTTCTAAAAAACGATAGTATATTACTCGTTGATGGAAGTTTTGAACCCTGGGACGGATCAGGATATGAACCTGAAAATTATAATGGTGGTTGGCTAGATTTGGTTTGGGCCAGAATAAATCTGAAATCCCAAATTATAGAGAGGTTGGTATTCATTGGAGATTCCACTGATGGATTTCCGCATGCATCGGACGGCGGGTCTACTTGTAGTCGATTTAATGAAAATACCTATACTAGTTATTTTTATGGTATAAAAAGGGAATACCCTTTGTTTAATCTAACAGTATCCGATGATCAACAATTAAAAGTGGAATTTGACCATCAGGGGAATATTTTAAACATGGAGGCTTTAGATGATCTTCCTTTTTGTAACCGTGAAAATAATTTTGTGAAAATTTCGTCCACCAGCTATTTTGAATTACATGCAGGTTACGATATTGAAAAAAGTGATTTTTATTTCCCCGGTTCTCGAGAAAAACCACCAAGTATCTTTATTCGCAAATGGAGTAAGCTAGCACAGGGGTCTACTTTTGCTAATTCTGAAGATCCAATAATAATATTCCCAAACCCTAGTGAAAGCGATATAATAAACCTAAACGGTAAATCAGATTTTGAGCTTTTTCAGTCTGATGGAAAATTGTTAGGTCGTTACAAGGCAAAAAACCAACTTAATATTTCTGGTCTTAGTGATGGGGTTTACCTTATTCGTCGCAGCGATGGAAAAGTAGCTCGTTTTATTAAAGAGTGA
- a CDS encoding membrane or secreted protein, with the protein MKLILIAIGMLALAFAGIAIKIWAKKGGEFAGTCASQSPFLNKEGEACSLCGAKPEEQCKNDK; encoded by the coding sequence ATGAAATTGATACTTATAGCCATAGGAATGTTAGCATTAGCTTTTGCTGGAATTGCTATTAAAATCTGGGCTAAAAAAGGCGGAGAGTTCGCTGGAACTTGTGCCAGTCAAAGTCCTTTCTTAAACAAAGAAGGCGAAGCTTGTAGTTTGTGTGGCGCCAAGCCCGAGGAGCAGTGTAAAAACGACAAGTAG
- a CDS encoding GIN domain-containing protein, whose product MRIHLFLILCLFLISCSDEEGNCFKSYGERVEMVSEVDAFHSINLYDNLPLKISEGINFEITIKHGSNLIDGIDFTVKDSVLTLDNLNKCRWLKNQENTPEISISCPLDILRRIQCYGVGDVSVLDTIRSKQFFIDHWGSVGNTSLLFSGESLHLSHHAGPGSIIARGKTSVLYVYNTSTGYTDASQVESGFLFCTSRTNRTINAGASVRADLKLYGSGDVELCPSPAELNLVEKGSGRVVLCK is encoded by the coding sequence ATGAGAATTCACCTCTTTTTGATCCTGTGTTTATTTCTAATTTCCTGTAGCGACGAAGAAGGAAATTGTTTTAAATCGTACGGAGAACGGGTAGAAATGGTATCAGAAGTGGATGCATTCCACAGCATAAATCTATATGACAATTTACCCCTTAAAATTAGCGAAGGAATAAACTTTGAGATAACCATAAAACATGGTTCCAATCTCATAGACGGAATTGATTTTACCGTAAAAGACAGTGTTTTAACCCTGGACAATCTCAATAAATGCCGCTGGCTTAAGAACCAAGAAAACACACCCGAAATAAGCATAAGCTGCCCGCTTGACATTTTGAGGCGGATACAATGCTACGGTGTTGGAGATGTAAGCGTACTAGATACCATTCGAAGCAAGCAATTCTTTATCGATCATTGGGGATCGGTGGGAAATACTTCACTGTTATTTAGTGGAGAATCCCTTCACCTTAGCCACCATGCAGGGCCTGGATCTATCATTGCTCGAGGAAAAACATCGGTTTTATACGTGTATAACACCTCAACAGGATACACCGATGCGAGCCAGGTTGAATCTGGTTTTCTTTTTTGTACCAGCCGAACCAATAGAACTATAAATGCGGGGGCTAGTGTGAGAGCCGACTTGAAATTATATGGCAGCGGAGATGTAGAGCTGTGTCCAAGCCCCGCAGAGTTAAATTTGGTCGAGAAAGGAAGCGGTCGGGTAGTGTTATGCAAGTAA
- a CDS encoding acyloxyacyl hydrolase produces MLKALLGLLFVVTLGMNAQAQWAEFKVGRGFLIPHRTDMVHLPKSANTKLSFTVWDLKERNWKKSFHGAKIGYEAHFIDLGNKELLGTAWSFNYKVSLPLSRRKYPLTFILGGGPAWLTNKYHVEKNPKNLAIGSHINASLFLQIQKSFAVGPHLVSLGIDLNHYSNAATSKPNLGLNIPSFNLGFVLNGNTDKITPTEKSVNAHHPASWAITVDGGIKELSILDQNKYLVGNIELRRNFKSARNINWELGVLTGYNQSIGAYIENDFDLESGRVKRQVKNPNIQFGPFLGGRLNFGKTSLFFHTGIYAYSKQREIKAMFHRTGIQHMINDKIGLTILMKTHEAKAEHLGIGLTLNLASTK; encoded by the coding sequence ATGTTAAAAGCACTGCTCGGCTTATTATTTGTAGTAACCCTGGGGATGAACGCACAAGCCCAGTGGGCGGAATTTAAGGTGGGAAGAGGATTTTTAATTCCCCATCGTACAGACATGGTTCACCTTCCTAAATCGGCGAATACTAAATTAAGTTTTACTGTCTGGGATTTAAAAGAAAGAAATTGGAAGAAGAGCTTCCACGGAGCTAAGATAGGCTACGAAGCTCATTTTATAGACCTAGGAAATAAAGAATTATTAGGCACGGCCTGGTCTTTCAATTATAAGGTAAGCCTTCCACTAAGTCGAAGAAAATACCCCTTAACCTTTATTCTGGGAGGTGGACCAGCATGGCTTACGAATAAATATCACGTAGAAAAAAACCCAAAAAACCTGGCGATTGGTTCCCACATAAACGCTTCGCTTTTTTTACAAATTCAAAAGAGCTTCGCTGTCGGCCCCCACCTTGTTTCGTTAGGTATAGATTTAAATCACTACAGCAATGCAGCCACAAGCAAACCAAACCTTGGTCTAAACATCCCTTCTTTTAATCTCGGATTTGTTCTAAATGGAAATACAGATAAGATAACACCAACAGAAAAATCTGTTAATGCCCATCACCCAGCAAGTTGGGCTATTACCGTTGATGGCGGCATAAAAGAACTCTCGATACTGGACCAGAATAAATATTTGGTAGGAAACATAGAACTGCGAAGAAATTTTAAAAGTGCAAGAAATATAAACTGGGAACTCGGTGTTCTCACTGGTTATAACCAATCTATTGGCGCTTACATTGAAAATGATTTTGACCTGGAATCTGGAAGGGTTAAAAGGCAGGTTAAAAACCCTAATATCCAATTCGGCCCATTTTTGGGTGGGAGGCTAAACTTCGGAAAAACCTCCCTTTTCTTTCATACCGGAATATATGCATACAGCAAGCAAAGAGAAATTAAAGCCATGTTTCACCGAACAGGAATTCAGCATATGATCAATGATAAAATTGGACTGACCATTTTAATGAAAACCCATGAGGCTAAAGCAGAACACCTCGGAATTGGTCTAACCTTAAATTTAGCGTCCACAAAATGA
- the mazG gene encoding nucleoside triphosphate pyrophosphohydrolase, whose amino-acid sequence MNTRDTQLKAFDRLLTIMDELRAQCPWDKKQTLESLRHLSIEEIYELSDAILEGDLEEIKKELGDIMLHMVFYAKIASEKGAFDIADALNGVCDKLVDRHPHIYGDVKVENEEEVKANWEKLKLKQGSKGVLAGVPNSLPSMVKAARIQEKARGVGFDWDRKDQVWAKVVEELEEFKSAETQDKREAEFGDLLFSLINYARFENINPDEALERTNKKFISRFNYLEEKSKADGKQWDDMNLADMDKYWEEAKKIQ is encoded by the coding sequence ATGAATACACGCGATACCCAATTAAAAGCTTTTGATAGGTTGTTAACCATAATGGATGAGCTGAGAGCTCAATGCCCGTGGGATAAAAAACAAACGCTAGAAAGCCTTCGTCACTTGAGTATTGAGGAGATATACGAATTGAGTGATGCCATTTTAGAAGGAGACCTTGAAGAAATAAAAAAGGAGCTTGGGGATATTATGCTTCACATGGTTTTTTATGCCAAGATCGCATCGGAGAAGGGTGCATTTGATATAGCAGATGCCCTAAACGGAGTTTGCGATAAATTGGTGGATAGGCACCCACATATCTACGGAGATGTAAAGGTTGAAAATGAAGAAGAGGTTAAAGCCAACTGGGAAAAATTAAAGCTAAAGCAAGGGAGTAAAGGTGTTTTGGCTGGAGTTCCAAATTCCCTGCCATCCATGGTTAAGGCTGCAAGAATTCAGGAAAAGGCTCGTGGGGTTGGATTCGATTGGGATAGAAAAGATCAAGTGTGGGCTAAAGTAGTGGAAGAATTGGAGGAGTTTAAATCCGCCGAAACCCAGGATAAAAGGGAAGCTGAATTTGGTGATTTACTTTTCTCTTTAATCAACTATGCCAGGTTCGAGAATATTAACCCCGATGAGGCATTGGAGCGAACCAATAAAAAGTTTATCAGCCGATTTAACTACCTCGAAGAAAAAAGCAAGGCCGATGGTAAGCAATGGGATGACATGAACCTTGCCGATATGGACAAGTATTGGGAAGAGGCTAAAAAGATTCAATAG
- a CDS encoding thioredoxin family protein, with product MAVIAVNDSNFKSQLEGKKVIVKYFADWCGSCKLFAPKFKRLSNDERFSGIEFLEVNAEENPESRKFVGVDNLPFFAVVDNGEVVEGTSTSKEEYVVKMLEKLG from the coding sequence ATGGCAGTAATAGCAGTAAATGATAGCAATTTCAAGTCACAGCTTGAGGGTAAAAAAGTAATTGTAAAGTACTTCGCCGATTGGTGTGGTAGCTGCAAACTTTTTGCACCAAAATTTAAGCGTTTATCAAACGATGAGCGTTTTAGTGGCATTGAGTTTTTAGAGGTTAATGCTGAGGAGAATCCAGAATCAAGAAAATTTGTAGGGGTAGATAACCTTCCATTTTTTGCAGTAGTAGATAACGGAGAAGTTGTTGAGGGAACATCCACCAGCAAGGAGGAGTATGTGGTAAAAATGTTGGAAAAACTCGGGTAG